One genomic window of Tachypleus tridentatus isolate NWPU-2018 chromosome 12, ASM421037v1, whole genome shotgun sequence includes the following:
- the LOC143235636 gene encoding uncharacterized protein LOC143235636 — MWLKYITEASVAHKPRHGQSAKAQDSSTLLSKRTEDISEDSLTKNKVMPVSLESSHSEVSNGVESTDTGETSDSSSHSVPNTEISSPKLPPTENHPQKGTSSVTPQKEAPSPCSSVEDSQEQQNLERVKFFMFQLNPS, encoded by the exons at gTGGTTAAAGTATATCACAGAAGCCTCTGTTGCTCACAAACCGAGACATGGCCAATCAGCCAAGGCCCAGGATTCCTCCACATTGTTGTCTAAAAGAACAGAAGATATTTCAGAAGATTCTCTGACAAAAAACAAAGT GATGCCTGTATCATTAGAATCTTCACATTCTGAAGTAAGCAATGGTGTGGAATCCACAGACACAGGAGAAACAAGTGATAGCAGCTCACATAGTGTTCCTAACACTGAAATATCTAGTCCCAAACTCCCACCAACAGAAAATCATCCACAGAAGGGTACTTCATCAGTCACACCACAGAAAGAAGCTCCTTCACCTTGTAGCTCAGTTGAAGATAGCCAAGAACAACAGAATCTTGAAAGAGTAAAATTTTTCATGTTCCAGTTAAACCCCAGCTGA
- the LOC143233415 gene encoding uncharacterized protein LOC143233415, with translation MSQREEERLRMHDELHTSREQLHFLHESHRLCHRLCPSPSNLNDIQSRPKSYISVASSVSEGSIDFVDESEETTATVTDENLKESGDEENESEEEHQDCDLEGEDIGEIRQVEDEGYKDTEHLLYEKKGKQEILGLKEKPNWNFLLKIIQKKM, from the exons ATGTCTCAGAGGGAAGAAGAAAGACTGCGAATGCATGATGAACTTCATACTTCCAGAGAGCAGCTTCATTTTCTTCATGAAAGTCATCGCCTTTGTCACAGATTGTGCCCTTCTCCTAGCAACTTGAATGACATTCAATCTCGACCAAAAAGCTACATCTCTGTAGCTTCATCAGTATCGGAAGGATCAATAGACTTTGTAGATGAAAGTGAAGAAACAACAG CCACAGTAACAGATGAAAACCTCAAGGAGTCTGGAGATGAGGAAAATGAGTCAGAAGAAGAACATCAGGACTGTGATCTTGAAGGTGAAGACATTGGTGAAATCAGGCAAGTTGAAGATGAGGGATACAAAGACACTGAACACCTTCTGTatgaaaagaaaggaaaacaagaAATCTTGGGACTGAAGGAAAAGCCAAACTGGAATTTTCTGttgaaaattatacagaaaaagaTGTAG